A window from Podospora bellae-mahoneyi strain CBS 112042 chromosome 1 map unlocalized CBS112042p_1, whole genome shotgun sequence encodes these proteins:
- a CDS encoding uncharacterized protein (COG:P; COG:Q; EggNog:ENOG503P05E) → MASHVRPALRSAVDASVEALSGLVRRINIPLLPNSPPGLVQALTVDPWSQSGKYGLGWTYFALALGGLTLFMRIWHYWQDKIRQAIYKQDMEKHFHQLYSMEPEWDRSAALVTGATAQTAAESRRHFFPDEQQAEEEKNFKPKAHFSSVGFVNDTLALFRWVFYRPVPDIVWRKHRFTFSSLAVLSCAFIALAFVTVYCFLQQPLYWQSIRFGSPPVAVRSGMIAVAMTPWIIATSTKANIITLITGIGPERLNVFHRWLSYLCLFLSLIHMIPFYIQPVWEDGGMEVFEALFPPGSGIIYGSGIACMVPLGWLCVGSLPMFRRKAYEVFILLHIPVGYVYVGVLFWHTKNFLMSWAYLYATVAIIVFCNLYRFCKLNWTKPWRMSFLIGDEAAINIMTENAIKITIPTQMRWKPGQYVYLRMPGISMFENHPFTISSLCSADFPSEYGEEYRDCVLVFRPYGGFTKKVLETAIDKGPFHTYRAFLDGPYGGMRRELAAFDTCILIAGGSGITSLMSQLLNLIKRMRDGKAITKKIVVVWSLKRLEAMDWFREELRICREAAPPESVTCKFFVTASVRKPPNSGIPHGRAPRPLSNAFHDKLDGFVANIASKRNSALIMSEAQGDPDRERELRAEDEDRITALPQQKYLQPHTFPPPPPGPPPNNNNNNNNNNNNNNNNNNNNNNNRLSVAEQTLRKLEGRDDEIKPVEGEQQQYSHPPAPSSKAPPTKKSEPGGEFHFPPLARENAAPHFKYAPPAGRKRYSQILSESDPRPSGAGSGGSTDARPTTSELGHQHADSSGSTEPFATHPSPPAAAEPTTGSSNAPVRPPELAHLRTDVGGDPRRPRPTSHFGPPSGFDFGFPETPTEFQRNLMRFAFPVPHEIDGGWSVEYGRPDLGYMLKEWATGGPDGRGVLGRRTAVFVCGPPAMRVGVANTVARLQAEIWGDDMLEEIFLHTENYAL, encoded by the coding sequence ATGGCTTCACATGTGCGACCAGCGCTACGGAGCGCAGTCGACGCATCCGTTGAGGCCCTGAGCGGGTTGGTGAGGCGGATCAATATCCCGCTCTTACCCAACAGTCCACCGGGCTTAGTACAGGCACTCACGGTAGATCCGTGGTCACAATCGGGGAAATATGGGCTGGGTTGGACATATTTTGCGCTTGCTTTGGGAGGACTGACGCTGTTTATGAGGATATGGCACTATTGGCAGGATAAGATTCGGCAGGCGATCTACAAGCAGGATATGGAGAAGCACTTTCACCAGCTTTACAGCATGGAACCGGAGTGGGATAGATCGGCTGCCCTGGTGACGGGGGCGACAGCGCAGACGGCGGCTGAATCACGACGACACTTCTTTCCGGACGAGCAgcaggctgaggaggagaagaattTCAAGCCGAAAGCGCATTTTTCATCTGTCGGATTTGTCAACGATACTCTGGCGCTATTCCGATGGGTTTTTTATCGACCAGTGCCAGACATTGTCTGGAGAAAACACCGCTTCACCTTTTCCTCACTCGCGGTGCTGAGTTGCGCCTTTATCGCCCTGGCCTTCGTCACGGTCTACTGCTTCTTACAGCAACCCCTATACTGGCAAAGCATCCGGTTCGGATCACCACCGGTGGCCGTTCGCTCCGGCATGATTGCCGTTGCCATGACACCGTGGATCATTGCCACTAGCACCAaggccaacatcatcacgCTGATCACCGGCATTGGACCCGAGAGACTCAACGTATTCCACCGTTGGCTGAGCTACCTCTGCCTGTTTCTCTCCCTGATTCACATGATCCCATTCTACATCCAGCCGGtctgggaggatggtggcatGGAGGTCTTCGAGGCGCTGTTTCCTCCCGGTAGCGGCATCATCTATGGATCTGGGATTGCATGCATGGTCCCTCTGGGGTGGCTTTGTGTGGGATCGTTACCAATGTTCCGAAGAAAGGCATACGAAGTTTTCATCCTTCTCCATATCCCAGTCGGCTACGTTTACGTCGGTGTGCTCTTTTGGCATACCAAGAACTTTCTCATGTCATGGGCCTACTTGTATGCGACAGTGgccatcatcgtcttctGCAACCTGTACCGTTTCTGCAAGCTGAATTGGACCAAGCCATGGCGCATGTCGTTTTTGATTGGAGACGAAGcagccatcaacatcatgacGGAGAACGCCATCAAGATCACCATCCCAACTCAGATGAGGTGGAAGCCGGGCCAGTACGTCTATCTACGCATGCCGGGCATTTCCATGTTCGAGAACCATCCTTTTACCATCTCCTCTCTTTGCAGCGCAGACTTTCCATCTGAATACGGCGAGGAGTACAGAGATTGTGTGCTGGTGTTCCGGCCATATGGAGGCTTTACGAAGAAGGTGCTCGAGACGGCCATTGATAAGGGGCCTTTCCACACCTACCGCGCGTTTCTCGACGGTCCGTACGGTGGTATGCGCCGAGAGCTTGCCGCATTTGATACCTGCATCCTCATCGCCGGTGGCAGCGGTATCACATCGCTCATGTCACAGCTGCTAAATCTGATCAAGCGCATGCGGGACGGCaaggccatcaccaagaaaaTCGTCGTGGTGTGGTCGCTCAAGCGGCTCGAGGCCATGGACTGGTTCCGGGAAGAGCTCCGTATCTGTCGTGAAGCCGCGCCCCCTGAGAGTGTTACTTGCAAGTTTTTCGTTACAGCATCAGTCCGGAAGCCGCCAAATTCTGGCATTCCTCATGGTCGTGCGCCCAGGCCGCTCAGCAATGCATTCCACGACAAGCTGGATGGCTTTGTGGCCAACATTGCTAGCAAACGCAACAGCGCCCTGATCATGTCCGAGGCCCAAGGCGACCCCGACAGAGAGCGGGAGCTGCgtgctgaggatgaggaccgCATCACAGCGCTCCCTCAGCAGAAATATCTCCAACCACAcaccttcccaccaccgccaccggggcctcccccaaacaacaacaacaacaacaacaacaacaacaacaacaacaacaacaacaacaacaacaacaacaacaacaggctATCTGTTGCGGAACAAACCCTTCGAAAACTTGAAGGCCGCGACGATGAGATCAAGCCCGTTGAAGGCGAACAGCAACAATATTCACACCCCCCAGCCCCTTCCAGCAAGGCACCCCCAACCAAGAAGAGCGAACCCGGCGGTGAATTCCATTTCCCCCCTCTAGCCCGGGAGAATGCGGCTCCCCATTTCAAATACGCACCTCCTGCCGGCCGCAAGCGATACAGCCAGATCCTCTCCGAGTCCGACCCCCGGCCCAGCGGAGCCGGCAGCGGCGGTAGTACCGACGCCCGACCGACTACCAGCGAGCTCGGCCACCAACACGCCGACTCATCCGGCAGCACGGAACCTTTCGCCACTCACCCCTcgcccccagcagcagcagaaccaACAACCGGATCCTCCAATGCTCCCGTCCGCCCACCAGAACTAGCCCACCTTCGCACCGACGTCGGCGGCGACCCCCGCCGCCCAAGACCAACTTCCCATTTTGGCCCTCCCTCAGGGTTTGATTTTGGCTTTCCAGAAACACCGACCGAATTTCAGCGCAATCTTATGAGGTTTGCGTTTCCTGTCCCGCACGAGATTGACGGCGGGTGGTCGGTGGAGTATGGGAGGCCAGATTTGGGGTACATGCTCAAGGAGTGGGCGACAGGAGGGCCGGATGGGAGGGGcgtgttggggaggaggaccgcGGTGTTTGTGTGTGGGCCGCCGGCGATGAGAGTGGGCGTGGCGAATACGGTTGCGAGGTTGCAGGCCGAGATTTGGGGGGATGACATGCTCGAGGAGATCTTTTTGCATACAGAGAACTATGCGTTGTAA
- a CDS encoding uncharacterized protein (EggNog:ENOG503NX11; COG:E): MTIITTTTTTDPNDNIIILGCGIIGLSTAYYLYLSPTNTNPITLIDPSPELFSSASGFAGGFLAKDWFSPSLTPLGALSFNEHARLAAENNGRENWGYTPSTCISYIQHHDGSKQQKRGDDWLRSGTSRVNAAPVEAEHDEARRPGWLKKKEGDKVEVISEEGTTAQVDPLRLCQWLLGEVMKRGGKVLQPAKATGLVRDDLTGEVKGVKVRDLKDGSERVVKGNRVVITAGVWTPKVFRTLFPQAKVGMRVGSLAGHSIVVRTPIWDTREGEKECHAVFTTHEKNFCPEMFSRLGGGGEVYFAGLNDSTLEVQDPEKGKARPLDEQRGLLREAVGDIIKGGDGGLEVVREGLCFRPVTEWGAPIVSQITGEDLGISVGDGGVWVAAGHGPWGIAMSLGTGVVMADLVEGKETRADVRGLGYRGPNTHPVLVHTI, from the coding sequence atgaccatcatcaccaccaccaccaccaccgaccccaacgacaacatcatcatcctcggctgCGGCATCATAGGCCTCTCCACAGCCTACTACCTCTACCtctcaccaaccaacaccaaccccataaCCCTCATCGATCCTTCGCCGGaactcttctcctctgcctccGGCTTCGCAGGTGGCTTCCTCGCAAAAGATTggttctccccctccctcacccccctcggcgCCCTTTCGTTCAACGAACACGCCCGCCTGGCAGCTGAAAACAACGGCAGAGAAAATTGGGGGTACACACCCTCTACCTGCATCTCTTATATCCAGCACCATGACGGATCAAAGCAGCAGAAACGAGGTGATGACTGGTTGAGAAGTGGGACGTCAAGGGTTAATGCCGCGCCTGTCGAGGCGGAACATGACGAGGCGAGGAGACCGGgttggttgaagaagaaggagggggataaAGTCGAGGTTATCAGTGAGGAGGGGACTACGGCGCAGGTTGATCCTTTACGACTCTGTcagtggttgttgggggaggtgatgaaaagaggggggaaggtgcTACAGCCTGCGAAGGcgacggggttggtgagggatgatCTTACAGGGGAGGTTAAGGGGGTGAAAGTGAGGGACTTGAAAGATGGGAGTGAGAGGGTTGTGAAGGGGAATAGAGTTGTGATTACAGCTGGGGTTTGGACACCAAAGGTGTTTAGAACGCTGTTTCCCCAGGCAAAGGTAGGGATGAGGGTGGGGAGTTTGGCTGGGCATAGTATTGTCGTCCGGACACCCATTTGGGACACaagagagggggagaaagAGTGTCATGCTGTTTTTACTACGCATGAAAAGAATTTCTGTCCGGAGATGTTTTCGAGGTtaggcgggggaggggaggtttaTTTTGCGGGGTTGAATGATTCTACTTTGGAGGTTCAGGATccggagaaggggaaggccaGGCCGTTGGATGAGCAGAGGGGGTTGctgagggaggcggtgggggatATTATaaagggtggtgatgggggctTGGAAGTTGTaagggaggggttgtgttTCCGACCTGTGACGGAGTGGGGGGCGCCGATTGTATCGCAGATCACAGGGGAGGACCTCGGGATCAGTGTTGGGGACGGGGGAGTTTGGGTTGCGGCCGGGCATGGGCCTTGGGGGATTGCGATGAGTTTGGGGACAGGTGTCGTCATGGCAGATTTGGTGGAAGGAAAGGAGACAAGGGCGGATGTAAGAGGTCTAGGATATCGTGGGCCCAACACTCATCCTGTTCTCGTTCATACCATTTAG